CAGTTCTAAGCCTGCATGGActaaaataagaataataacacattataaagCATTGTATAATCACGTATAAGGCCAAATGTCAAACTACTTTACAGTTGCTGGTAATATAATTCCAAAACTTGTAATATATTAATGCATCATAATCTGACTATAAAGTACTCATAAAAGTAATTGTTGGCATTATATaccataaaacatgttttgtttgtttttgttttcgatttttttgttttacttttagcAAAAAATAACCACAGAGTAATTCATAATCACATAATAATGCTGTATAACAGTGATAATGAATTATAAAAATGGTATGATGTATTACAACTATAGGAATTATAAATCACTGATCCTTGCCAAAAACACAAAGGTCAGTAAGTGACCTACAATAAAGAAGCATTATGATAAGACGTCATTATAAAATGCTTTATAATGCATTATGATTATTTAAGCATTATGCATATTTCAGAGCTTGTAACTATAATGCTGGAGGCAgactataatgcattataattatCTTTATAATAGGGCGGTCTTTGACCAAAGACATTCCCAGTCGACTAACATTCCTGCGTTATTGTCGGCTATATTATTAGTTGAATTTGATCGACAGGCCTGTCAAAACTCAGTTTTTCCACAAAGAATCACAAAAAGCAccactttaaaatgtgtgtttaccAGATATGTGCATATAGGTTTCTTGAAAATAAGTAATTTAGCATCAACAAAGGACTAATTGACTAAATAGCCATGGGCGTCATACGGTTACAGAATTCCCCTTTGCATGTAATCTTATACGTGGTTCTATATCAGGGACCTGCATAATGATAACTGTTGAGAAATAGTCACTATAGTACCAGATGTTAGGGGGTAAGGGTTGATCAGTTTTACTCGATAAAGTCGTCCACACGTCTTccataaacatgttttttgtgAAAGACATCTGGTGCAGACCACTGATAAGATCTCTGGAAGCACCAGAGGCCTGTTCCAGGAAGCAGGTTTACTCAGTTGTATCTTAACCGCTgatgattttaagttttatagataatctttttttctttgttcaatCTGTTCACAGATGTTAGGAAAGGAACTCCTCACCACCTCGACACGCACTTGGTGGATATCCATCGTTCCAGTAAGAATGCAGCAACACGCACCAGAGAGACGACCACTACACCAACAGCAACCAAAGCCTGGGTCAAGGCTGGAGGTCAACGGTACACATTGAGATTGCTGTGGCTTGGGAGGAGACATTTGCACTGACAATTCAAACTTTCCTAACTTTAAAATGTGGGGTTCCCatgggctttttttctttctttcactgaaTACATTTTGAAATGCCAGAGATGGAACAGCCCAGGTGTAAATAATaacacttatttttttatttcaattaattAAGTTGCCAGTTGACACTGGGACACTTACTTACTATTCACACAGCAACAAATATCCTatttaataattgtttttttaaagaaaaactgTTGTTGTGTAAACAACTAATCCTTACTTTGATCCAAATCGGAAATTAGTAACGCCTGTACTTTTCCCGACTGTGAAATCTAAATGTTTACTAAGCTTAAAATAATTAGAAGTAGACCCAAATTGGACTCGATATCGTTGGATTAAATTACTCTACTTTTTATAATGACAGCTCCGAATTGTAATATTCTAATATGTTCttcatatttatatctatatatatatatatatatatatatatatatatatatatatatatatatatatacacacacacatacacacacgcagtcTATGATATCACCAAAAAGTAATCAAacattacactttttttgaaTCATCAAGTAATTAGGAGATATTAATCGAAATGTAATGaacttcaaaacaaacaaaaacagctcCACACACTTTGAGCTCGCGGTGCTTGTCAGAATTGTTGATTTGCTGTCAATCAAGCGGCCGGGAGCAGCTGCTCCTCCCGGCTCAGACAGCCTCTCCTTCCCCGGGCGAGAGGGTTTCTCCGAGTGACGTCAGCTCCGTCGGATTCATCGGTCTCCCGGCAGGTTTTATACAAACATATAAAGAGCGGCCGGTGAAGCCGAACACGTGTTCTTTCCCCGCGTCGTGCTCGTGACATGTCGCTGTTCCTGGAGGACCCCGCTCACCTCTCTAAATCCAGACTGAAATTGGACCTCGTTGCTCACAATGTCGCGCTGCCACCCGCTAAGAGCAGAAAGGAGGTGTATGTGGAGTTGCACTTAAAACACATCCATCAGAAAAACGCAGCGGATTTTTCCAGCGACGAGGATGAGGATCAAGTACAATATGTAGCCGTGAGTAGAACTTTTAGTCTTTTTGCGTCAGAATACATTCTTCTGTAACTTCGGTTACaactataaataaagttttagcATTGCAAATATATTTCCCCGGACGTCAACAACTGGCCAACTTGCATATGTTGTGTGTTGGATAAACAGGAGTCGCTGTGCATAGTAATAATTTGTAGCCTATAAGAACTGAATTAAAGCGATGCTGCGCATGCGCCGCAGCTGTGGAGGGGTAGGGAGGTGTGGATCTGGGTCACGGCTACCAGAcagcctgctgctgcagcagtTTAGGTCCTTGACCACTGAGCCACCAGCTGTAGACTAGGTATAGGTTTACAAGAGGCGGTTCTATAGTTGCAGCCTCGTTAGTACATGTGCTTGACACACCTGTCGCACTCATTTGTAAGTGTGCCAAGAAGAGCACCAGCACTTCAAGTCTGGAGCTAGTTTCTGTGCCATGTGTTGGTGTGGAAAGACATTTAGTCTACTTTTTTATCTCtatctttaataataaataaaagaaaaaattattcCCAGATTAAATTGTTCTCATTCCCCAGCAATCTATCTATTAGTTAATATCTGATATGCTAGTGTCGACTAATgatctcttcttctgtggttgttCACAATAGGtttacattacacacacatttcatttcattgcacacatacacacactttgctttttgcacactgtctatatttaatatttttgtatttgatttgtcattggtgttgtgtgttgtgtatgcatgtgtgttgtatatgtacatatatattttgttttgttttgtattttactttgtatacttctatatctttcatccctgtttcttatattttgtgttttgttttttattcttgtgtgtttggtttattggtgctgctactgtcaccacaaatttccccttggggattaataaagtatatatctatctatctatgtaatAAGTAGAAGATTCATAAAGGGCCGAAATTAGATTAATATGAGCAGTCATGTGAACTGCTCATATTAACCTTTTTTACATATCCCACACCTGGAGGCTGCTGACACCCAAGCTGCAGTCTTTGTCGCGTCTCGAAAAAGCATTCACATTCATTCAGAAAATGGTGTATTaccaggacgaggaggacgcaGAGATGCCCGACCCGAGGGATTTGactgacgatgacctcatggCCGCTCTGCTCGAACACGGGGTTAACGCTGGGCCCATAGTGGGTGAGGTTACATCACGgtcttgaattttttttttttattgttgaaaTTAGATTTATTCGATCAATAATTCAGCTTCCCTCTATCTTGTGTTGGTCTGTCTTAAACTTATTgcaataaatattgtttatttgCCTATGCTAGCTTCCACCAGAGCCGTGTATGAGAAGAAGCTCAGGAAAGTGCTTCAGTCAGATGGACATTGCTGTCTGAACAGAGTAGAGCAAGGTGTCATATACTCCGAcagtgaagaagaggatgaaaatGGGGAACAAGAGGACGAAGAGTCAGGTATGACACGGTtggattgttttggttttcatgTTTGATattccatccattctcatccgcttaatccGGGGTCGGATCAcggtggcagcagacccagcatgCTGAGCCAGTCTTCCCTTTcacccgcaacactttccagctcactgTGGGAGATCCCGAGGCGTttccaggccagctgggagatataatcccgCCAGCGtctcctgggtcttccccggggtctcctcccagttggacgtgcttGGAAAACCTCTCATTgatttccggcagagcaccatggcctcagattagGAAGTGTCTGAATGAGCGGGTTTAAGGGGACAAAGGCGACTTTGTGTCGAATTATTACAACATTGCTAAATGTATGCACATATGTCACAgcaagaaggtggaggagatcTTTTTAAGGAACTATGACACATTTCAAACTCTGAGTACCCCTAATGGAAGAAAAAGGGCCTCAGAGTAATGTTTCCGAAATAATTGAGTATTCTCAGTGACGTTTTTTGAAGACTAGCTCTATTACAATGGCTAATTTATGGATACACcattaaataatataacataatggcTACTTTAGTGTTGACCAAGGGATTGGTTTTGCATTGTATATCAATAGTCTTGGCCTACTTTTTGTACTGCATTTGTATTAGTATTGTTTTCTGTGACTTGGACAGGttccgaagaagaagaagggaataaACAGTCGGAGCCAGCACAACCAAGGAGCCGCCAGGTGAGAACAGTGATTTAGACTTCCTGTGTAAATGACGCTGACCACTGAGCTTGCACGATCTATATGCTCTTGCTGTTCAATAGTATCTTTCTATAACTAGCTCCGATTAATATACATCTTTCTTCCAGTGCCTCCTAGTGATTAGAGATGGTGTCTTTAAACTTGTGTTCCAACTGCAACTGTTAATATACTTTGGAGGAAACACttgcagttttttgttgttgttttcacagGGAGAGTTTTGTTTTCAGAACGGTGGCTTTCTTTACCCGCAGTGCTTTTTGCCCCAATCAAGGCTGGTAAATACGACATATCTTTTGCACAGAATTCTGTCAAAGTGAATTCTCAGGGGGacactgatgtgttttttttttccttccacgTTTGCTCGGGTTGGCCTTTTGTAGCCTGCTCATACTTCGAGAAACGGGGAACTGATTCCCAAGTGGAATTCAGGGAATGCGATAAAATCATTGGAGCGGAGTCGGCCTCGCTGCTCGCAGATTCCCGTAGGAATTAGTAGAGCATCCTCTGTAGATCAACGCTCCGGATTAGGGTCAGAGGTAGGCTTGTTTTATTTCACTTCTCTCATAGATTTTGAATTCTCTGCATTCCTCACTTACACTGTACATTACTTGTGACCTTCCTAAGCCACAAAtgggatgtttttgttttacattacTGGGTATTGGTATCTTGCTGGTGTTAAGATCTTctgatgcatgtttgtgtttctgctAACATAATCCTAATTCTTGCAGTTTCCATCTGGATCAGTTATGCCCAATGGGGACTCAACAATTTCCTCTCAGGCCTTCAGCATCACTCAAATGGTTGAGGAGGAAAGTTAATCTTATACGTTTTTTTTCAAACCCAGTTTCTGAACTTTAAGAATCATCTTATTTCAAAGGTTGTGAGTTATCACTGCCGCAGTGGTCACTCGGTCATGCACGTTTTCACTTCCAACAACAGATGGAGAGTTCGAGGCCACGCTCCATGAGCATAGACACTGAGGGAGATTTGAATGGGTGCAATGAGCAGGAGCATTGGCCGCGGTCCAACGGGGTCAGTAGTGCTCGCATTATTCAGTCACACTCCAACCTCAAACTTGTGGTGGTCAGAATTGTTGGAGCGGTTCACTGGAGACTGGAGGAAATTCATCCTCTAGAAACCCTAATCTGTTACGTCTCATTTCCTTAGCTGGACATATCAACTCTGAACCAGGACACCATGAAGAACCAGTCCCTGTACTACACCCCCAAGGCTTCCACTTATAATTGTGAAATTAAGGCATATACAACATACATTTTGCTGTTTTTGATGGTGTCGTGTGCATTTCCTACTTCTTTCAAATGTCAGTGTTTATATGTGTAACTGAAACTACAAAACTCATTAACTCAAAAGGtgctctttaaaaagaaaaggaatgcTGTAATATTTGTCAGATCACTGGTGATTACATCACAGTTaaccctttttcttcttttctaccCGACTTGTTCGGCTTCTGTCTCACTGGGACTGAGGCTTATTTATCTTTTTCACTGGTCTACTTTGACCGTAGTTTCTGCTCTCTTTTCTAGCTTTCTCAGGAGCCTGTGAAAGATACTTTCAGGGACAGGCTTACAACCACTAATGCCACGCCCACAAGGATCTAGTAAGTGCCTCACCAACACTATTCCAGTTTTTCAAGTACAAGAAATGTACAGTGATGTTGAATTGTTGAGGGACGCATCTTGCACAATGACACATACCGACGCATACAGCAGTATTGTGACTGTGTTATCAGAACTTGTACTATGTTGTATTTCAGTGCCACTTGTCGGAGACCCATCAAGGGTGCAGCAGGCAGACCTGTTCAGTACATGTACCCTGATACTCCTGCCAGCCCCACGACCTTGGAGAGACGAGAGGTCGAGCACCGCCTTGTGCCAGTCCAGATACAGATTTTGGTCTTCGTCATTGTGGTGTGCCTCTTGTACctcatttgtgtttgtgttgaggaaGACCCATTTAGTACATTTGTGGCCTTACTGGACAGTCTAAACCAGGGGTCAGAGAGTGAAGAGGGTATTTTACTTCAGGCTGGGACACCAGCACCCTCTGAACTGGAGTAACCCGGGGGCTCTTTAATGCGCCGCATCGATTTACAGCTGTGACGGTTGCTTTTTGTTGGGTTATGCAAGCCATATAGACCTGATCCTGTGATATGTTCAGGGAGCACATGTTGCTTTTctattgattgtgtgtgtctttctgggAGCAAACCCAAAAGTCTAGTTTTACTGTGTTGTATGTTCTTGTCAGTGTTGAAACTATTTCTAAAAAACTCAAGAAATGAAGCTAAGACTTCAAGCGATGTTTAAAAACGTATAAATCCTAATGCTATATTTCCTCAACTAAACTGTAATGTTATGTTGCCTTTTCAGAGAATTGGCTCCACTGTATTTATGTGATGCatgttttttgtatatattttaaccaaatttcaataaagaatatgttGCTTTATACTTATGttaattcaactttaaaaaaagaatacatggAGATGTACTCTGGGTAAAAGGGCTTATTTCGCATTATATAATCttactaaaataaatgtatatataataattgcaTATAATCTTACTAAAAAATGTCACGAGGAAGATTACAAGTGCAATGCACCGTGGCGCCAGTAGGTTGCTCTCTTTCAACAAACTGAACTGATTCACCCACCGCTGTCTGCACACAGTCTCGGTGAATGAGTTCCGCTGTCACCACAGACCATGACCGACTCGGGGACAAAGTTCAAAATATTCAAGTTTTTAAAGATTATTTTAAGTAGTCTCCTCATTACAGCGCTGCTGTTATTCACCATCGCGTCTATCAGGACGCTCTCCCTGGACGTGAATGTTGGACTGAAGCTCGCGCGTTGGGAAAAGACGAGCAACATCTCGCTCGTCATAGACGACCCCCAGCGAGAGCAGCTCCTCGCGCATTTTAAAGGTAATTTGTCCTTCGCCTGCTCGTCGGTGAAGTTT
The genomic region above belongs to Pseudoliparis swirei isolate HS2019 ecotype Mariana Trench chromosome 9, NWPU_hadal_v1, whole genome shotgun sequence and contains:
- the lemd1 gene encoding LEM domain-containing protein 1 isoform X1, with the protein product MSLFLEDPAHLSKSRLKLDLVAHNVALPPAKSRKEVYVELHLKHIHQKNAADFSSDEDEDQVQYVADEEDAEMPDPRDLTDDDLMAALLEHGVNAGPIVASTRAVYEKKLRKVLQSDGHCCLNRVEQGVIYSDSEEEDENGEQEDEESGSEEEEGNKQSEPAQPRSRQGEFCFQNGGFLYPQCFLPQSRLPAHTSRNGELIPKWNSGNAIKSLERSRPRCSQIPVGISRASSVDQRSGLGSEFPSGSVMPNGDSTISSQAFSITQMVEEMESSRPRSMSIDTEGDLNGCNEQEHWPRSNGLDISTLNQDTMKNQSLYYTPKASTYNCEIKLSQEPVKDTFRDRLTTTNATPTRIYATCRRPIKGAAGRPVQYMYPDTPASPTTLERREVEHRLVPVQIQILVFVIVVCLLYLICVCVEEDPFSTFVALLDSLNQGSESEEGILLQAGTPAPSELE
- the lemd1 gene encoding LEM domain-containing protein 1 isoform X4, coding for MSLFLEDPAHLSKSRLKLDLVAHNVALPPAKSRKEVYVELHLKHIHQKNAADFSSDEDEDQVQYVADEEDAEMPDPRDLTDDDLMAALLEHGVNAGPIVASTRAVYEKKLRKVLQSDGHCCLNRVEQGVIYSDSEEEDENGEQEDEESGSEEEEGNKQSEPAQPRSRQGEFCFQNGGFLYPQCFLPQSRLPAHTSRNGELIPKWNSGNAIKSLERSRPRCSQIPVGISRASSVDQRSGLGSELSQEPVKDTFRDRLTTTNATPTRIYATCRRPIKGAAGRPVQYMYPDTPASPTTLERREVEHRLVPVQIQILVFVIVVCLLYLICVCVEEDPFSTFVALLDSLNQGSESEEGILLQAGTPAPSELE
- the lemd1 gene encoding LEM domain-containing protein 1 isoform X3 produces the protein MPDPRDLTDDDLMAALLEHGVNAGPIVASTRAVYEKKLRKVLQSDGHCCLNRVEQGVIYSDSEEEDENGEQEDEESGSEEEEGNKQSEPAQPRSRQGEFCFQNGGFLYPQCFLPQSRLPAHTSRNGELIPKWNSGNAIKSLERSRPRCSQIPVGISRASSVDQRSGLGSEFPSGSVMPNGDSTISSQAFSITQMVEEMESSRPRSMSIDTEGDLNGCNEQEHWPRSNGLDISTLNQDTMKNQSLYYTPKASTYNCEIKLSQEPVKDTFRDRLTTTNATPTRIYATCRRPIKGAAGRPVQYMYPDTPASPTTLERREVEHRLVPVQIQILVFVIVVCLLYLICVCVEEDPFSTFVALLDSLNQGSESEEGILLQAGTPAPSELE
- the lemd1 gene encoding LEM domain-containing protein 1 isoform X2: MSLFLEDPAHLSKSRLKLDLVAHNVALPPAKSRKEVYVELHLKHIHQKNAADFSSDEDEDQVQYVADEEDAEMPDPRDLTDDDLMAALLEHGVNAGPIVASTRAVYEKKLRKVLQSDGHCCLNRVEQGVIYSDSEEEDENGEQEDEESGSEEEEGNKQSEPAQPRSRQNGGFLYPQCFLPQSRLPAHTSRNGELIPKWNSGNAIKSLERSRPRCSQIPVGISRASSVDQRSGLGSEFPSGSVMPNGDSTISSQAFSITQMVEEMESSRPRSMSIDTEGDLNGCNEQEHWPRSNGLDISTLNQDTMKNQSLYYTPKASTYNCEIKLSQEPVKDTFRDRLTTTNATPTRIYATCRRPIKGAAGRPVQYMYPDTPASPTTLERREVEHRLVPVQIQILVFVIVVCLLYLICVCVEEDPFSTFVALLDSLNQGSESEEGILLQAGTPAPSELE